The following coding sequences lie in one Phragmites australis chromosome 8, lpPhrAust1.1, whole genome shotgun sequence genomic window:
- the LOC133927039 gene encoding uncharacterized protein LOC133927039 yields the protein MWWHTCVDDAHPLPFKTCKLVFVFVWHAMSPLSSSIPPYITTSPAGQPLSYNPPKQQHRLAFLDLYITFPFLSLYLLLIVLAQPLSVHTSMREQHGMSPSTMRAHRDSHTTSTTTRPKIKIIHIIAPEIIKTDVANFRELVQRLTGKPDGASTVDMAPPVEEEKEMTKKRLAPAAVAYRSDFTVQQEPSKKRKIKCEVKVEEGGFGDYDLDRNELWMDLNPGGFLSFLEEADVFQGMATDDFLQPLVSSSRMDLVGEMYAS from the coding sequence ATGTGGTGGCACACTTGTGTTGATGATGCTCATCCTCTCCCTTTCAAAACTTGTAAATTGGTTTTCGTCTTCGTCTGGCATGCCATGTCACCCCTCTCCTCTTCAATTCCACCATATATAACAACCTCACCGGCCGGCCAACCCCTGTCCTACAACCCCCCAAAACAACAACATCGTCTAGCCTTTCTTGATCTCTACATCACTTTTCCCTTCCTCTCCCTATATCTCCTCCTCATCGTTCTAGCTCAACCTCTCTCGGTGCACACATCGATGAGGGAGCAGCACGGCATGAGCCCATCGACCATGCGCGCGCACAGGGACTCACACACGACGTCGACGACGACGCGGCCCAAGATAAAGATCATCCACATCATTGCGCCAGAGATCATCAAGACCGACGTCGCCAACTTCCGGGAGCTCGTGCAGCGGCTCACCGGGAAACCTGACGGTGCCAGCACGGTGGACATGGCACCGCCGgtagaagaggagaaggagatgaCCAAGAAGAGGCTGGCGCCGGCTGCTGTGGCTTATAGGAGCGATTTCACGGTGCAACAAGAGCCgagcaagaagaggaagatcaagtgcgaggtgaaggtggaggaagGAGGTTTCGGCGACTACGACCTTGATCGTAACGAGCTGTGGATGGATCTGAACCCGGGAGGCTTCTTGAGCTTCTTGGAGGAGGCGGACGTCTTCCAAGGGATGGCTACTGATGACTTCTTGCAGCCTCTCGTCAGCTCGTCGAGGATGGATTTGGTTGGCGAAATGTACGCATCTTAA